A window of Shewanella mesophila contains these coding sequences:
- a CDS encoding GNAT family N-acetyltransferase, producing the protein MPIEIVPLTDQFFEQAITLGNLVHGEGYLDVSMLSIMSIKAIKVGINANFVALDKQKVVGFRLTYAAGNWQPDRWCSPSLWPAAAGDLCYFKCNTVAEGYRGQGIGNALLQASITATKLQGAVGGISHLWQQSPDNAAIGYFSRAGGTLIKAHPDRWNNNPDHPDYICVLCGATCHCTACEMLLLY; encoded by the coding sequence ATGCCAATAGAGATAGTCCCGCTTACAGATCAATTTTTTGAACAAGCCATTACGTTGGGGAATCTGGTGCATGGAGAAGGGTATCTCGATGTATCTATGCTGAGTATCATGTCAATAAAAGCGATTAAAGTTGGCATCAATGCCAACTTTGTCGCCCTAGACAAGCAGAAGGTTGTCGGTTTTAGATTGACCTATGCGGCAGGCAACTGGCAGCCAGATAGATGGTGTTCTCCATCGCTATGGCCCGCGGCGGCGGGAGATTTGTGTTACTTTAAATGCAATACCGTTGCAGAGGGATATCGTGGCCAAGGAATTGGTAACGCCTTATTACAAGCATCAATAACAGCGACTAAATTACAAGGTGCAGTTGGAGGCATTAGTCATCTATGGCAACAAAGCCCAGATAATGCCGCGATTGGCTATTTTAGCCGGGCAGGCGGTACGCTGATTAAAGCACACCCAGACCGCTGGAATAATAATCCAGACCATCCTGATTATATCTGCGTGTTATGTGGAGCGACTTGCCACTGCACTGCATGTGAAATGCTGCTGCTTTATTAA
- a CDS encoding efflux RND transporter periplasmic adaptor subunit, whose translation MATKKQIILPIIVIAAGLGGYATFASMKKPPEEKAVVDNTPVVSVQVIEKRPMVFSVNSYGIVNAKYETELVSQVSGEITFLSDAFVRGGFVKKGDILAKIDPSDYEAALIDAEASLASARATLVQEKAYGKVAAEEWKRIKDGVPTELSLRKPQLAQELAKLNSSEAGLKRAKRNLERTMIKAPYDALIENRNIGLGSYVSMGTQLGNLLSTEVAEIRLPLADKEIRYLNNKGIGSTVTITGNFAGQQQQWQGNIVRSEGVIDNKSRMTYLVAEVSDPYGLSSPKNELRYGSYITATIQGNEAEDVTTVARHLIIDDKVAILDQDNKLKYQTVNIVRQQGTKVVISDGLEDGMKIITSALDYPIEGMKLALPEMDSTPDDPEPTQLAMDEKE comes from the coding sequence GTGGCTACAAAAAAGCAGATCATCTTACCTATTATCGTTATTGCTGCAGGTTTGGGGGGATACGCAACATTTGCGTCGATGAAAAAACCACCAGAAGAGAAAGCCGTTGTCGATAATACCCCTGTGGTTTCTGTTCAGGTTATCGAAAAACGTCCAATGGTATTTTCGGTAAACTCCTACGGTATCGTTAATGCAAAATATGAAACAGAATTAGTTTCTCAAGTCAGCGGTGAAATCACCTTCCTTTCTGACGCCTTTGTCAGAGGTGGATTCGTTAAGAAGGGAGATATACTCGCCAAAATAGACCCGAGTGACTACGAAGCAGCATTAATCGATGCCGAGGCAAGCTTAGCCTCGGCTCGAGCAACATTGGTGCAAGAAAAAGCCTATGGCAAAGTCGCTGCCGAGGAGTGGAAACGTATTAAGGACGGCGTTCCTACAGAGTTGAGTCTGCGTAAGCCTCAGTTAGCCCAAGAGCTAGCTAAGTTAAACTCATCCGAAGCGGGACTAAAAAGGGCAAAACGTAATCTCGAACGCACTATGATCAAAGCGCCCTATGATGCGTTAATTGAAAATAGAAATATTGGATTAGGCTCTTATGTCAGCATGGGCACTCAGTTAGGAAACCTGTTAAGTACCGAGGTTGCAGAGATACGTTTACCCCTTGCAGACAAAGAGATCCGCTATTTAAATAATAAAGGGATCGGCTCTACAGTCACTATCACAGGTAACTTTGCCGGCCAACAGCAGCAGTGGCAAGGTAACATAGTGCGTAGCGAAGGAGTGATCGATAATAAAAGCCGCATGACTTATCTGGTTGCCGAAGTATCTGACCCTTATGGGCTCTCATCTCCAAAAAATGAGCTACGTTATGGAAGCTATATTACCGCAACGATACAAGGCAATGAGGCAGAAGATGTCACTACAGTTGCAAGGCACCTGATTATCGATGATAAAGTCGCAATTCTCGATCAAGACAACAAGCTAAAATATCAAACAGTTAATATTGTCAGGCAGCAAGGCACTAAAGTCGTCATTAGCGATGGCCTAGAAGATGGCATGAAAATTATCACATCCGCTTTAGATTACCCCATTGAAGGCATGAAACTGGCGCTCCCAGAAATGGACAGCACACCAGATGATCCCGAGCCAACACAGCTTGCGATGGACGAAAAGGAGTAG
- a CDS encoding efflux RND transporter permease subunit, protein MSDTNRGLIAWFARNSVAANLLMIIIILGGLLTANTIRKQFFPQVEINWVEFSAFYPGAAPQEVEEGITIKVEEALERVQGLKRVITYSNRNSASGYFRIEDSYDPQVVLDEIKSEIDSISSFPDGMERPRVERIKLRQEVFYISLYGDIAPKQLKELGEKIHDELMQLPLVNITEFYGGLGYEIAIEVSKDKLREYNLTFSDVAKAVRGYSRNMSAGQIKAENGYINLRVQNQAYVGYEFENLPLITREDGTNLLLGDVATVVDGFQDGIQYSKFNGKNSVTFFVGASNDQSMTDVAKVVNQYVKDKQATLPQGLKLDTWVDMTYYLEGRLDLMLDSMKSGAVLVFIMLALFLRVRLAFWVMMGLPVCFLGTLLFMPMAMIDVTINVISLFAFILVLGIVVDDAIVMGESAHTECEEKGQNIENVIKGVKKVAMPATFGVLTTIAAFLPITLDDGPSSAFGQSIGYVVILCLLFSLVESKLILPAHLARMKHKTLVKPGSKNPIDFLRRGVNFTQAKVDKGLQYVIKDLYFPSLTLAVKYRYAIIMLFISFIMICAGLYSGGIIRYVGQPKIPHDFPRVSIEMNVDASENATLSAALAIEQALYDVDNEIEAKYGQKMISDMQVDLEGRTQAKIMTKLVDPELRPMDTFALAELWRQAMPTIPGVKSFKIQDNLFGGGRDDGDISFRLEGKDEAQLVAASRELKDKLNTLKGVGDVNDSRQSSAKEVQFKLKPLANSVGLTLADIATQVSASFYGMEAQRILRNGEEIKVMLRYPEAQRNSITHVTEVMIQTANGAEIPLSEVAEIEVTQGVNGIRRENGNRTINVWGSVDAAQAEPFKLAQDIRDNFIPELLKKYPRVKSEVSGNIQEQMESANTQLRDFIISLLVIYSLLAVPLKSYLQPVMIMSVIPFGVIGSVLGHMILGIDLSALSLFGIIAAAGVVVNDSLVMVDYINRARLEGVAIKVAVIEAGCRRFRAILLTSLTTFIGLVPIMAETSMQAQMVIPMAVSLAFGVLFATIVTLVLIPCLYVMIEDMKGLFVKKSAKDDIVLNSPQSA, encoded by the coding sequence ATGTCTGATACAAACAGAGGTTTAATTGCTTGGTTTGCACGTAACAGTGTTGCTGCGAATCTACTCATGATCATTATTATTCTAGGTGGTTTGCTGACAGCAAATACGATTCGAAAACAGTTTTTTCCTCAAGTAGAGATCAATTGGGTCGAATTTAGCGCCTTCTATCCAGGAGCCGCGCCCCAAGAAGTCGAAGAAGGGATCACCATTAAGGTCGAAGAAGCACTTGAGCGCGTGCAAGGGCTTAAGCGCGTGATCACCTATTCAAATCGAAATTCAGCATCGGGCTATTTTAGAATCGAAGATTCCTATGATCCACAAGTGGTGCTTGACGAGATCAAATCAGAAATTGATTCAATATCGAGTTTCCCCGATGGAATGGAGCGTCCACGGGTTGAGCGTATAAAACTGCGTCAGGAAGTCTTCTATATCAGTCTCTATGGCGATATTGCGCCGAAGCAATTAAAAGAACTCGGTGAAAAAATTCATGATGAGTTAATGCAGCTTCCGTTGGTTAACATAACCGAGTTTTACGGTGGACTCGGATATGAAATAGCAATCGAAGTCAGTAAAGATAAACTGCGTGAATATAATCTGACGTTTAGTGATGTCGCTAAAGCAGTTCGAGGTTACTCTCGCAATATGTCAGCAGGACAGATTAAAGCAGAGAATGGCTATATTAACTTAAGAGTCCAGAATCAAGCCTATGTGGGTTATGAGTTTGAAAACTTACCCCTGATCACGCGAGAGGATGGCACCAATTTACTATTAGGTGACGTCGCTACGGTTGTCGACGGCTTTCAGGACGGCATTCAATATTCGAAATTTAATGGCAAAAATTCGGTGACATTTTTTGTCGGGGCATCAAATGATCAAAGCATGACTGATGTTGCTAAAGTCGTTAATCAGTATGTAAAAGATAAACAAGCCACCTTACCTCAAGGCCTTAAGCTAGATACCTGGGTAGATATGACCTACTACTTAGAGGGACGACTCGATCTCATGCTCGATAGCATGAAAAGTGGTGCCGTTTTAGTCTTCATCATGTTAGCCCTCTTTTTACGAGTACGCTTGGCATTTTGGGTAATGATGGGATTACCCGTCTGCTTCCTTGGTACGTTATTGTTTATGCCAATGGCGATGATAGATGTCACGATAAATGTTATCAGTCTATTTGCCTTTATCTTGGTGTTGGGGATTGTCGTCGATGATGCCATTGTGATGGGAGAAAGCGCCCATACCGAGTGTGAAGAAAAAGGTCAGAATATTGAAAATGTGATTAAGGGAGTCAAGAAAGTCGCTATGCCAGCAACGTTTGGCGTCTTAACCACCATAGCAGCATTTTTGCCTATTACGCTGGATGATGGTCCCTCCTCTGCTTTTGGCCAATCAATTGGCTATGTCGTGATCTTATGCTTGCTTTTTTCCTTGGTGGAATCAAAACTGATCCTTCCTGCTCACTTGGCAAGAATGAAGCATAAAACGCTAGTCAAACCCGGTTCCAAAAATCCAATAGACTTCTTAAGACGTGGCGTGAACTTCACGCAAGCTAAGGTTGATAAAGGCTTGCAGTATGTGATTAAGGATCTCTATTTTCCATCATTGACCCTTGCCGTTAAATATCGCTATGCCATTATCATGTTGTTTATTAGCTTTATTATGATCTGTGCGGGGCTTTATAGTGGCGGCATCATCCGTTATGTCGGACAACCAAAGATCCCCCACGACTTTCCACGAGTGAGCATTGAGATGAATGTCGATGCCTCTGAAAATGCAACTTTATCTGCAGCCTTAGCAATAGAACAGGCGCTCTATGATGTCGATAACGAGATCGAAGCTAAGTACGGTCAAAAGATGATCTCTGATATGCAGGTCGATCTTGAGGGTCGCACGCAAGCGAAGATTATGACGAAACTCGTCGACCCAGAGCTGCGACCTATGGATACTTTCGCCCTTGCCGAACTATGGCGTCAAGCCATGCCAACTATACCAGGGGTAAAGTCTTTTAAAATTCAAGATAACCTTTTTGGTGGCGGACGCGATGATGGCGATATTAGTTTCCGTCTCGAAGGAAAAGATGAGGCTCAATTAGTCGCCGCCTCACGTGAGCTTAAAGATAAACTGAACACCCTAAAAGGTGTTGGTGATGTCAATGACAGTCGCCAATCGAGCGCTAAAGAGGTTCAGTTTAAGCTCAAGCCTTTGGCCAATAGCGTTGGATTGACCTTAGCCGATATTGCTACGCAAGTCAGCGCCAGTTTTTATGGTATGGAGGCTCAGCGTATTTTGCGTAATGGTGAAGAGATCAAAGTCATGCTGCGCTACCCTGAAGCTCAGCGTAACTCGATCACCCATGTAACCGAGGTGATGATCCAAACGGCCAATGGAGCTGAAATTCCGTTATCGGAAGTGGCTGAGATTGAGGTAACTCAAGGAGTTAATGGCATTAGAAGAGAAAATGGCAACCGTACGATCAATGTCTGGGGCTCGGTTGATGCAGCGCAAGCTGAACCGTTTAAATTGGCACAAGACATTAGAGACAACTTTATACCCGAGTTACTTAAAAAGTACCCCAGAGTAAAAAGTGAAGTATCAGGAAACATTCAAGAGCAGATGGAAAGTGCGAATACGCAATTACGAGATTTCATCATCTCATTATTGGTGATCTACAGCCTGTTAGCTGTACCGCTAAAATCTTATCTGCAACCGGTTATGATCATGTCGGTTATCCCTTTTGGGGTTATTGGTTCGGTTCTTGGGCATATGATTTTGGGCATCGACTTAAGTGCACTATCGTTATTTGGGATCATTGCGGCGGCAGGGGTTGTCGTCAACGATTCGCTAGTGATGGTGGATTATATTAATCGTGCACGATTAGAAGGTGTCGCCATCAAAGTAGCTGTCATTGAGGCGGGTTGTCGCCGTTTTAGGGCGATATTACTCACCTCTTTAACAACCTTTATCGGCTTGGTTCCCATCATGGCTGAAACTAGCATGCAAGCTCAAATGGTGATCCCAATGGCAGTATCATTGGCATTTGGCGTGCTATTTGCCACGATTGTCACCTTAGTGCTTATTCCATGCCTATATGTGATGATTGAAGATATGAAAGGGCTTTTTGTTAAAAAAAGTGCAAAGGATGACATAGTATTAAATTCGCCTCAGTCAGCTTGA
- a CDS encoding NADPH-dependent 2,4-dienoyl-CoA reductase, whose amino-acid sequence MSFPHLLEPLDLGFTQLKNRVLMGSMHTGLEEEKGGFEKLAAFYKERAKGGVGLIVTGGISPNLRGRLAPHACQLSFPWQVAKHRIVTQAVHEADGKICMQILHAGRYGYHPFSQAPSKIKSPITPFTPSAMSSRQVRSTIKDYATSAALAQKAGYDGVEVMGSEGYLINQFICARTNKRTDEWGGEFDSRARFPIEIVKAIRAKVGMDFIIIFRLSMLDLVDNGSSWEEVVSLAKSLEQAGVSIINTGIGWHEARVPTIATSVPRGAFSWVTERLKNEVGLPLIATNRINTPEIGEQIIASGQADMVSMARPFLADADFVNKAAAGQSELINTCIGCNQACLDHTFSMKRATCLVNPRACYETELNFTPAVIKKRIAVMGAGPAGMAFSIYAATRGHKVVVFEAKSEVGGQFNLARKIPGKEEFNETIRYFNEQMKRHHVELRLNTRLDASVVRDEQFDEVVIAAGVVPRQLDLPGFNSPKVVTYQQVLSGEVAVGERVALIGAGGIGFDMAHYLGESESSTLQPDKWLKQWGIDKNYAERGGLTEPQLEHPKGKIYLLQRKTSKMGKGLGKTTGWIHRSVLKHHQVEMLSGVSYERFDQQGLHIKVGDKQQVLAVDNVILCAGQESNRSLVDEMKATGLPVHLIGGVDVAAELDAKRAIRQGAELAIAL is encoded by the coding sequence ATGTCGTTTCCACATTTATTAGAACCCTTAGATCTTGGATTCACTCAACTTAAGAACCGTGTGCTTATGGGCTCAATGCATACCGGGCTTGAAGAGGAAAAGGGCGGCTTTGAGAAACTGGCAGCATTTTATAAAGAGCGTGCAAAAGGTGGTGTAGGCCTGATTGTGACGGGAGGCATATCGCCCAATTTGCGCGGACGCCTAGCGCCCCATGCGTGCCAACTAAGTTTCCCGTGGCAAGTCGCCAAGCATAGAATCGTCACTCAAGCAGTACATGAGGCAGACGGAAAGATCTGTATGCAAATTTTGCATGCAGGCCGCTATGGCTACCATCCGTTTTCGCAGGCACCAAGCAAGATAAAATCACCCATCACGCCGTTTACCCCTTCGGCGATGTCATCTCGTCAAGTCAGAAGTACGATAAAGGACTATGCGACCTCGGCAGCCTTGGCACAAAAGGCGGGCTATGACGGCGTTGAAGTTATGGGCTCAGAAGGTTATTTGATTAACCAATTCATTTGCGCTAGAACCAATAAAAGAACTGACGAATGGGGTGGTGAGTTTGACAGCCGTGCTCGATTCCCCATAGAGATAGTAAAAGCCATACGGGCTAAAGTCGGCATGGATTTCATTATTATCTTTCGATTATCAATGCTCGATCTGGTCGATAATGGCTCCTCTTGGGAGGAGGTGGTGAGCTTAGCTAAATCTCTTGAGCAAGCTGGCGTGTCTATTATCAACACCGGAATTGGATGGCATGAGGCTAGAGTACCGACCATTGCAACGAGTGTTCCACGCGGTGCATTTTCTTGGGTTACTGAGCGCCTTAAAAACGAAGTGGGTCTGCCGCTTATCGCAACCAATCGTATTAATACCCCTGAGATCGGCGAGCAGATCATAGCATCTGGTCAAGCGGATATGGTGTCTATGGCAAGGCCATTTCTTGCCGATGCCGATTTTGTGAATAAAGCCGCGGCGGGCCAAAGTGAATTAATTAACACCTGTATTGGTTGTAATCAAGCATGCCTCGACCATACGTTTTCCATGAAGCGGGCAACTTGCTTAGTTAATCCAAGAGCGTGTTACGAAACCGAACTTAACTTTACGCCCGCAGTCATTAAAAAACGCATCGCCGTAATGGGCGCAGGCCCAGCTGGCATGGCGTTTTCGATCTATGCTGCCACAAGGGGCCATAAAGTTGTGGTATTTGAAGCAAAGTCCGAGGTGGGTGGCCAATTTAATCTGGCGCGTAAAATCCCGGGTAAAGAGGAGTTTAATGAAACGATTCGTTACTTCAACGAGCAGATGAAGCGTCATCATGTTGAGCTGCGTTTAAATACTCGACTCGATGCCTCTGTCGTGAGAGACGAGCAGTTTGACGAAGTGGTTATCGCCGCAGGCGTTGTACCGCGACAACTCGACCTACCTGGGTTTAACAGTCCTAAAGTGGTGACCTATCAGCAGGTACTTAGTGGTGAAGTTGCTGTGGGTGAGCGTGTAGCACTAATTGGTGCTGGCGGTATCGGTTTTGATATGGCTCACTATTTGGGCGAAAGTGAATCATCGACGTTGCAGCCAGATAAATGGTTAAAACAGTGGGGCATAGATAAAAATTACGCCGAGCGCGGCGGATTAACCGAACCTCAACTGGAGCATCCAAAGGGTAAGATTTATCTATTGCAACGCAAAACAAGCAAAATGGGTAAAGGTTTGGGTAAGACAACGGGCTGGATCCACCGCAGCGTGCTTAAACATCATCAAGTTGAGATGTTAAGCGGTGTGAGCTACGAGCGATTTGACCAGCAGGGGTTACATATCAAGGTTGGCGACAAGCAGCAGGTCTTAGCCGTTGATAATGTGATTTTGTGTGCCGGTCAAGAATCTAACCGAAGCTTAGTGGATGAGATGAAAGCCACTGGTTTGCCAGTGCATCTTATTGGCGGGGTGGATGTTGCGGCAGAGCTAGATGCCAAACGTGCTATTCGCCAAGGCGCAGAGTTGGCTATAGCCTTATAG
- the sppA gene encoding signal peptide peptidase SppA, whose product MSAKPSIFKRILSVLWKGLNGTRKVILNLFFFGFLAFVVIALSSSDLPVIEDGSALVLDLSGAIVEQKRQVDPIEAAMKSGNGTDSDAEILLSDLIHAIDNAAADTRISSIILDVGQLKWTGISKLQSIGDALTRFKASGKPIIANGNWYGQNQYFLASFADSIYLNPQGGVEIDGLSRYRQYYKSALDKLKIKAHVFRVGTFKSAVEPFLRDDMSDAAKEANSELLGDIWSSYQQTVASNRDIPASDLVLSADRYITELDKAKGRSADMAINLGWVDKLASAEQFRLDMVDQVGKANEGNQFKQISYYDYQSLIQELPPLIIQDTVGIIVAKGNILNGQQAPGQIGGESTSALLRKARFDDDVKAVVLRVDSPGGSAFASEQIRQEVLALKTAGKPVVVSMGSYAASGGYWISASADYIFATPTTLTGSIGIFGMVTTFEDSLASLGVYTDGVATSDWAAFSVTKGITPELKQIIQRHIERGYHDFISLVANERDMTLEQVDNIAQGRVWSGKKALALGLVDELGDIDQAVSKAAELAKLDKFDSRVIEQELTPQEKFIQEMFASVSTYLPQTSQQHSVLDKFMTQFSQFVDEVSAFDDPNGVYLYCDSCNY is encoded by the coding sequence ATGTCCGCTAAACCCTCAATTTTTAAAAGGATCTTATCTGTATTGTGGAAAGGCCTAAATGGCACCCGCAAAGTGATCCTTAACTTGTTCTTCTTTGGATTTTTGGCTTTTGTTGTCATCGCCCTAAGCAGCAGCGATTTGCCTGTTATAGAAGATGGTTCAGCTTTAGTGCTTGACCTGTCTGGCGCAATTGTTGAACAAAAGCGCCAAGTCGATCCCATAGAAGCTGCGATGAAAAGTGGTAACGGTACCGATAGTGATGCAGAAATATTACTCAGTGATCTTATCCACGCTATTGATAATGCCGCAGCGGACACACGGATCTCATCGATCATTCTTGATGTTGGCCAATTAAAGTGGACTGGGATCAGTAAACTACAAAGCATCGGTGATGCGCTAACACGTTTTAAGGCATCGGGTAAACCGATTATCGCCAATGGTAACTGGTACGGGCAAAATCAATATTTCTTAGCAAGTTTTGCCGATTCTATCTATCTCAACCCTCAAGGTGGCGTGGAGATCGATGGTTTAAGCCGTTACCGTCAATATTATAAGTCGGCACTCGATAAATTGAAGATTAAGGCCCATGTTTTTCGGGTCGGTACCTTTAAATCAGCGGTAGAACCTTTCTTACGTGACGACATGTCTGATGCGGCGAAAGAAGCAAATAGCGAGCTTTTAGGCGATATCTGGTCAAGTTACCAGCAGACTGTTGCCAGTAATCGCGATATTCCTGCAAGCGATCTGGTATTGAGCGCTGATCGATATATTACCGAGCTAGATAAAGCCAAAGGACGTTCTGCTGATATGGCGATAAACTTAGGCTGGGTCGATAAATTAGCCTCTGCTGAGCAGTTCCGTTTAGATATGGTGGACCAGGTTGGAAAAGCCAACGAAGGTAACCAATTTAAACAGATCAGTTATTACGACTATCAAAGCCTGATTCAAGAATTGCCGCCACTTATTATCCAAGATACCGTGGGTATCATAGTGGCCAAAGGCAATATTTTGAACGGTCAACAAGCACCAGGACAAATCGGCGGAGAAAGCACTTCAGCGTTACTGCGTAAGGCTCGTTTCGACGATGATGTTAAAGCCGTTGTACTTAGAGTTGACAGCCCTGGTGGTAGTGCTTTTGCTTCTGAGCAGATCCGCCAAGAAGTGCTGGCACTAAAAACCGCAGGTAAGCCAGTGGTTGTTAGTATGGGGAGCTATGCCGCATCGGGCGGATATTGGATTTCGGCTAGCGCTGATTATATCTTTGCGACACCGACGACCTTGACAGGCTCAATTGGTATCTTTGGCATGGTGACAACCTTCGAAGATTCGTTAGCATCACTTGGGGTATACACCGACGGCGTTGCAACATCAGATTGGGCCGCCTTCTCAGTAACCAAAGGGATCACGCCAGAGTTGAAGCAGATAATCCAGCGTCATATTGAACGCGGTTATCATGACTTTATCTCTTTAGTCGCCAACGAACGAGATATGACGTTAGAGCAAGTTGATAATATTGCCCAAGGTCGTGTTTGGTCGGGCAAGAAAGCCTTAGCACTAGGCTTAGTCGATGAACTTGGTGACATAGACCAAGCGGTGAGCAAAGCAGCAGAATTAGCTAAGCTGGACAAGTTTGACAGCCGCGTTATTGAGCAAGAGCTAACGCCGCAAGAGAAATTTATCCAAGAGATGTTCGCTTCAGTATCGACTTATCTTCCGCAAACATCGCAGCAACATAGCGTACTAGATAAATTTATGACCCAGTTTAGCCAGTTTGTCGACGAGGTCAGTGCCTTCGATGATCCAAATGGTGTCTATCTCTACTGCGATAGCTGTAACTATTGA
- the ansA gene encoding asparaginase produces MSKRSIYVAYTGGTIGMQKTDNGFAPVPGFLTDCVNAMPEFFHSEMPNFVISEYQPLIDSSNMAPTDWQMIANDIKANYDKYDGFVILHGTDTMAFTASALSFMLQGLTKPVIVTGSQIPLAQLRSDGQTNLLNALYIAANYPVAEVCLFFNNKLFRGNRTTKAHADGFDAFASPNFPILLEAGIKIRMKAGKICTSNENTLEVANISPQPIGVVTLYPGITTQIIDNILQQPVKALILLTYGVGNAPQNPELLECLKRANERGIILINLTQCMQGKVNMGGYATGNALAKAGVISGYDMTTEAALTKLHYLLSTNYSSAQVRDMMQRDLFGELTED; encoded by the coding sequence ATGAGTAAACGTTCCATCTATGTAGCCTATACAGGCGGCACCATAGGCATGCAAAAAACCGACAATGGTTTCGCTCCAGTTCCAGGCTTTCTTACCGACTGCGTTAACGCAATGCCTGAGTTTTTCCATAGCGAGATGCCCAATTTTGTCATCAGCGAATATCAGCCCTTGATTGACTCATCCAACATGGCACCAACCGATTGGCAGATGATCGCAAACGATATCAAGGCTAACTACGATAAATATGATGGTTTTGTCATTCTTCATGGCACAGATACTATGGCCTTCACCGCGTCGGCACTCTCCTTTATGCTGCAAGGCCTGACCAAGCCAGTGATCGTGACAGGTTCACAAATACCTTTGGCGCAACTGAGATCGGATGGGCAGACCAACCTATTAAATGCCTTATATATCGCGGCTAATTATCCCGTAGCCGAGGTTTGTTTGTTTTTTAACAATAAGCTCTTTAGAGGAAATCGGACGACCAAAGCCCATGCCGATGGGTTTGATGCTTTTGCCTCGCCAAATTTTCCCATCCTGCTAGAAGCGGGGATAAAAATTCGCATGAAGGCAGGAAAAATATGCACCTCAAACGAGAATACCTTAGAGGTCGCTAATATTAGTCCCCAACCGATAGGCGTGGTTACTCTCTACCCAGGGATCACAACACAGATTATCGACAATATTTTACAGCAACCCGTAAAAGCATTGATTTTGTTGACTTACGGTGTAGGGAATGCGCCGCAAAATCCAGAGTTACTCGAATGTTTAAAACGCGCAAATGAGCGTGGCATCATTCTGATTAACCTCACTCAATGTATGCAAGGTAAAGTGAACATGGGCGGCTATGCGACAGGCAATGCATTGGCAAAAGCTGGCGTTATCAGCGGATATGATATGACGACAGAAGCGGCACTAACTAAGTTACACTACCTACTTTCCACCAATTACTCATCGGCGCAAGTACGCGATATGATGCAGCGCGATCTTTTTGGTGAGTTAACCGAAGATTAA
- a CDS encoding YeaC family protein, translated as MSDINKVIDEMPDEVYERLLSAVELGKWQDGSELSQEQKDSTLQLVMLYQARRLNQTDHFTINSRGGLNELSKAELKKQFKGENIAAFKEQEL; from the coding sequence ATGAGTGATATTAATAAAGTCATCGATGAGATGCCTGATGAGGTTTATGAAAGGTTGCTTAGTGCGGTTGAGTTAGGCAAGTGGCAAGATGGTAGTGAGCTGTCTCAAGAGCAGAAAGATTCGACTCTGCAATTGGTGATGCTTTATCAAGCGCGACGCTTAAACCAGACGGATCATTTTACCATCAATAGTCGGGGTGGCTTGAACGAACTATCAAAAGCCGAGCTTAAAAAGCAATTTAAAGGCGAAAATATTGCCGCTTTTAAAGAGCAAGAGCTGTGA
- a CDS encoding zinc ribbon domain-containing protein produces MALVQCPICNKRISSLAKSCPHCSAKNSSDNDSLNRITHIKRSNQLMNQSFFAMTLFIAGVFIWFWGGEPAEGMRANIAGVCFVFGFIGYLITRIRIVLHKRKSI; encoded by the coding sequence ATGGCGTTGGTACAATGCCCCATTTGCAATAAACGCATATCCAGTTTAGCCAAGAGCTGCCCGCACTGTTCTGCTAAGAACAGCTCAGATAACGACTCACTAAACCGGATAACCCATATTAAGCGTAGTAATCAGTTAATGAACCAAAGTTTCTTTGCTATGACACTCTTTATAGCAGGCGTATTTATTTGGTTTTGGGGCGGTGAGCCTGCCGAGGGGATGAGAGCGAACATCGCTGGTGTTTGCTTTGTTTTTGGCTTTATAGGCTACCTAATTACAAGAATTCGTATCGTGTTACATAAGCGGAAAAGTATATGA